Proteins encoded within one genomic window of Pararhizobium capsulatum DSM 1112:
- the dnaK gene encoding molecular chaperone DnaK, producing MAKVIGIDLGTTNSCVAVMDGKDAKVIENAEGARTTPSIVAFNDDGERLIGQPAKRQAVTNPENTLFAVKRLIGRRYDDKLVEKDKGLVPYKIVKGDNGDAWVAAHSEKYSPSQVSAMILQKMKETAESYLGEKVTQAVITVPAYFNDAQRQATKDAGRIAGLEVLRIINEPTAAALAYGLDKKDGKTIAVYDLGGGTFDISVLEIGDGVFEVKSTNGDTFLGGEDFDMRLVEYLAGEFKKDQGIDLKNDKLALQRLKEAAEKAKIELSSSQQTEINLPFITADASGPKHLTMKLSRAKFESLVDDLVQRTVAPCKAALKDAGVTAAEIDEVVLVGGMSRMPKVQEVVKQLFGKEPHKGVNPDEVVALGAAIQAGVLQGDVKDVLLLDVTPLSLGIETLGGVFTRLIERNTTIPTKKSQTFSTAEDSQSAVTIRVSQGEREMAADNKLLGQFDLVGIPPAPRGVPQIEVTFDIDANGIVQVSAKDKGTGKEHQIRIQASGGLSDADIEKMVKDAEANAEADKKRREGVEAKNQAESLIHSSEKSLKEFGDKVTEADRNAISDAIASLKTAVEASEPDAEDIKTKTQTLMEASMKLGQAMYEAQQTESAHADAAADAARDGDNVVDADYEEINDDDKKSA from the coding sequence ATGGCTAAAGTAATCGGTATCGACTTGGGAACGACCAACTCCTGCGTCGCCGTCATGGACGGCAAGGACGCGAAGGTCATTGAAAATGCTGAAGGTGCGCGCACGACCCCTTCGATCGTTGCATTCAACGACGACGGCGAGCGCTTGATTGGTCAGCCAGCCAAGCGCCAGGCCGTCACCAACCCTGAAAACACGCTGTTTGCCGTCAAGCGCCTCATCGGCCGCCGTTACGACGACAAGCTCGTGGAAAAGGACAAGGGTCTCGTTCCCTACAAGATCGTCAAGGGCGACAACGGCGATGCGTGGGTCGCTGCGCACAGCGAAAAATATTCGCCGTCTCAGGTCTCTGCCATGATCCTTCAGAAGATGAAGGAAACCGCCGAATCCTATCTCGGTGAAAAGGTCACGCAGGCCGTCATCACCGTTCCAGCCTACTTCAACGACGCGCAACGCCAGGCAACCAAGGATGCCGGCCGCATCGCCGGTCTTGAAGTCCTGCGCATCATCAACGAGCCGACGGCTGCTGCACTTGCTTACGGCCTCGACAAGAAGGACGGCAAGACCATCGCCGTTTACGACTTGGGTGGCGGTACCTTCGATATCTCGGTTCTCGAAATCGGCGACGGCGTCTTCGAAGTGAAGTCGACGAACGGCGACACCTTCCTCGGTGGTGAAGACTTCGATATGCGTCTGGTCGAATACTTGGCTGGCGAGTTCAAGAAGGACCAGGGCATCGACCTGAAGAACGACAAGCTGGCTCTGCAGCGCCTCAAGGAAGCTGCTGAAAAGGCCAAGATCGAGCTCTCGTCCTCGCAGCAGACCGAAATCAACCTGCCGTTCATCACGGCAGACGCTTCCGGTCCGAAGCACCTGACCATGAAGCTGTCGCGCGCCAAGTTCGAAAGCCTGGTTGATGATCTGGTTCAGCGTACCGTTGCGCCGTGCAAGGCAGCCCTCAAGGATGCCGGCGTCACCGCAGCCGAGATCGACGAAGTCGTTCTGGTCGGCGGCATGAGCCGCATGCCGAAGGTACAGGAAGTCGTCAAGCAGCTGTTCGGCAAGGAGCCGCACAAGGGCGTCAACCCGGATGAAGTCGTCGCTCTCGGCGCCGCCATCCAGGCCGGCGTTCTCCAGGGCGACGTCAAGGACGTGCTGCTCCTCGACGTGACCCCGCTGTCGCTCGGTATCGAAACCCTCGGTGGCGTCTTCACCCGTCTGATCGAGCGCAACACGACGATCCCGACGAAGAAGAGCCAGACCTTCTCGACGGCGGAAGACAGCCAGTCGGCCGTCACCATCCGCGTCTCGCAGGGCGAGCGTGAAATGGCAGCCGACAACAAGCTGCTCGGCCAGTTCGACCTCGTCGGCATCCCGCCTGCACCGCGTGGCGTACCGCAGATCGAAGTCACCTTCGATATCGACGCCAACGGCATCGTGCAGGTTTCGGCCAAGGACAAGGGCACCGGCAAGGAGCACCAGATCCGCATCCAGGCATCGGGCGGCTTGTCCGACGCCGACATCGAGAAGATGGTCAAGGACGCGGAAGCCAATGCCGAGGCTGACAAGAAGCGCCGTGAGGGCGTGGAAGCCAAGAACCAGGCCGAAAGCCTGATCCACTCCTCGGAAAAGTCCCTGAAGGAGTTTGGCGACAAGGTCACCGAAGCCGACCGCAATGCGATTTCGGATGCGATCGCCAGCCTGAAGACGGCTGTCGAAGCATCCGAGCCGGATGCTGAAGACATCAAGACCAAGACGCAGACCCTCATGGAAGCATCCATGAAGCTCGGTCAGGCCATGTATGAGGCCCAGCAGACTGAAAGCGCCCACGCCGACGCTGCCGCCGATGCTGCCCGCGATGGCGACAATGTCGTCGATGCCGACTACGAAGAGATCAACGACGACGACAAGAAGTCGGCCTGA
- a CDS encoding acyltransferase family protein, giving the protein MHFRIFETWRLMAALLVMAYHFLRFGPGTPQQFAAGEVLHRLLPLMDMFFMISGFLILLRYGDRLKDTAGYRRFIVRRLARFYPLYLVTSVFFVVVAIALHLGMVESTQAERYDYNLLWQNLLLVQAWGTTENLSFNYVAWSLSAEWFCYLLLPVYVLVIRRGGLVGLATLAVLSVIALEVATAAGIIPFDSWLQADTWGAYRAFADFAVGGVVMMCARDSRWQLRSHLPAWGVFAISIVGMLLLWPSYVTVFLLALSMFFAALAERNNPADAEWLSVFSPAGRASFGIYLIHPMVETILLAIVWQHFLAPLEVMSFYVFWIVPMVATIFLAMASDRYFEKPVSERLNRLFGEPEAAGKVQRRNAPA; this is encoded by the coding sequence GTGCATTTCCGCATCTTCGAGACATGGAGACTGATGGCCGCGCTCCTGGTGATGGCTTATCATTTCCTCCGCTTCGGTCCAGGTACACCCCAGCAGTTTGCCGCCGGCGAAGTTCTTCATCGGCTGCTGCCGCTGATGGACATGTTCTTCATGATCTCGGGCTTCCTGATCCTGCTGCGATACGGCGACCGGTTGAAGGACACTGCAGGTTACCGGCGTTTCATCGTTCGGCGACTTGCGCGGTTCTATCCCCTCTATCTGGTGACATCGGTCTTTTTCGTCGTCGTCGCCATTGCCCTGCATCTCGGTATGGTGGAATCGACCCAGGCTGAGCGCTATGACTACAATCTGCTCTGGCAGAACCTGTTGCTCGTCCAGGCATGGGGAACGACGGAAAATCTCAGTTTCAACTATGTCGCCTGGTCGCTCTCAGCCGAGTGGTTCTGCTATCTTCTGCTGCCGGTCTACGTTTTGGTGATCCGGCGCGGCGGCCTTGTGGGTCTTGCTACGCTCGCTGTCCTGAGTGTTATCGCGCTGGAAGTTGCAACAGCCGCCGGCATCATCCCGTTCGACAGCTGGCTCCAGGCGGATACCTGGGGCGCCTATCGCGCCTTTGCCGATTTTGCGGTCGGCGGCGTGGTCATGATGTGCGCCCGCGACAGCCGCTGGCAATTGCGCTCGCATCTGCCGGCCTGGGGCGTGTTTGCAATCTCGATTGTCGGCATGCTGCTGCTCTGGCCGTCCTATGTCACGGTCTTCCTGCTTGCCCTGTCCATGTTTTTTGCAGCCCTTGCCGAGCGTAACAATCCTGCTGACGCGGAGTGGCTCTCTGTCTTCTCTCCGGCGGGCCGCGCGTCTTTCGGCATATACCTGATCCACCCCATGGTTGAGACGATCCTGCTTGCCATCGTCTGGCAGCATTTCCTCGCACCGCTCGAGGTCATGAGCTTCTATGTCTTCTGGATCGTGCCCATGGTTGCGACAATATTCCTTGCCATGGCATCGGATCGGTACTTCGAAAAGCCCGTCAGTGAACGCCTCAACCGGCTCTTTGGCGAACCAGAGGCTGCCGGCAAGGTGCAGCGGCGCAACGCCCCGGCCTGA
- the dnaJ gene encoding molecular chaperone DnaJ, with protein MKRDLYETLGVAKTADEKELKSAFRKLAMKYHPDKNPGDAESEKTFKEINEAYETLKDPQKRAAYDRYGHAAFEHGGMGGGGGAGMGAGGFSDIFEDIFGEMMGGGRQRRSSGGRERGADLRYNMEISLEEAFAGKTAQIRVPTSITCDVCTGTGAKPGTKPSTCVTCQGSGRVRAAQGFFSIERTCPTCHGRGQTISDPCSKCHGQGRTTEERSLSVNIPSGIEDGTRIRLSGEGEAGLRGGPSGDLYIFLSVKPHAFYQRDGADLYCSVPISMTTAALGGKFDVATLDGTKSRVSVPEGTQAGKQFRLKGKGMPVLRSTQVGDLYIQIQIETPQKLTKRQRELLKEFEEISSKENNPESSGFFSRMKDFFDTLSD; from the coding sequence ATGAAACGTGATCTCTACGAAACGCTCGGCGTTGCGAAAACGGCGGACGAGAAGGAGCTGAAAAGCGCCTTCCGCAAATTGGCGATGAAATATCATCCGGACAAGAACCCCGGTGACGCCGAATCCGAAAAGACGTTCAAGGAAATCAACGAAGCCTACGAGACTTTGAAGGACCCGCAGAAACGAGCGGCCTATGATCGTTATGGCCATGCTGCCTTCGAGCATGGCGGCATGGGTGGCGGCGGTGGTGCCGGCATGGGTGCCGGTGGCTTCTCCGACATCTTCGAGGATATCTTCGGCGAGATGATGGGTGGTGGGCGCCAGCGTCGCTCCTCGGGCGGCCGTGAGCGCGGCGCCGATCTGCGCTACAACATGGAAATCAGCCTTGAAGAAGCCTTCGCCGGCAAGACGGCGCAGATCCGGGTTCCGACCTCGATCACCTGCGATGTCTGCACCGGCACCGGCGCAAAGCCGGGCACCAAGCCCTCGACCTGTGTCACCTGTCAGGGTTCCGGTCGCGTGCGCGCCGCCCAGGGCTTCTTCTCGATCGAGCGCACCTGCCCGACCTGCCACGGCCGCGGCCAGACGATTTCCGATCCCTGCTCCAAATGTCACGGCCAGGGCCGTACAACGGAAGAACGTTCGCTGTCGGTCAACATTCCCTCGGGCATTGAGGATGGTACCCGCATTCGTCTGTCGGGTGAGGGCGAGGCCGGCCTGCGCGGCGGTCCTTCCGGCGATCTCTATATCTTCCTGTCGGTCAAGCCGCATGCCTTCTACCAGCGCGACGGGGCCGATCTCTATTGCAGCGTGCCGATCTCGATGACGACGGCGGCCCTTGGGGGCAAGTTCGACGTGGCGACCCTTGATGGCACCAAGTCCCGTGTATCGGTTCCGGAAGGAACCCAGGCCGGCAAACAGTTCCGTCTCAAAGGCAAGGGCATGCCCGTGCTGCGCTCGACCCAGGTGGGCGATCTCTATATCCAGATCCAGATCGAAACGCCGCAGAAGCTCACCAAGCGCCAGCGTGAGCTGCTCAAGGAGTTCGAGGAAATTTCCTCCAAAGAAAATAACCCTGAATCCTCGGGTTTCTTTTCCCGCATGAAAGACTTCTTCGACACGCTTAGCGATTGA
- a CDS encoding glutathione S-transferase, producing the protein MAYELYYWDGIPGRGEFVRLALEYARADYVDVARMNGGTEQLLALMKGENANVVPFAPPFLKDGEILVSHVANILLYLGSRLGLAPESEIERLTANGLQLTITDFVAEVHDCHHPIGTSLYYEEQKDEAKRRSETFVAERLPKFLGYFEKVLAHNPKSDHAVGSSFSYIDLSLFHLVEGLRYAFPQAMEGDGARYQRLIALHDRVSQLPTISAYLGSERRLAFNQSGIFRHYPELDVLNRP; encoded by the coding sequence ATGGCCTACGAACTTTACTATTGGGACGGCATTCCGGGACGGGGCGAATTCGTTCGTCTGGCGCTTGAATATGCGCGGGCGGATTATGTCGATGTCGCACGCATGAACGGTGGCACGGAACAGCTGCTTGCTCTGATGAAGGGCGAAAATGCGAATGTCGTACCCTTCGCGCCGCCTTTCCTGAAGGATGGAGAGATCCTTGTCTCCCATGTCGCCAACATTCTTCTTTATCTCGGCAGTCGGCTGGGTCTGGCGCCAGAAAGCGAGATCGAGCGACTGACTGCCAACGGTCTGCAACTGACGATCACCGATTTCGTCGCCGAAGTTCACGATTGCCATCATCCGATAGGTACATCGCTCTATTACGAGGAGCAGAAGGATGAGGCGAAACGTCGTTCCGAGACATTCGTCGCGGAGCGGCTGCCCAAATTTCTAGGCTATTTCGAAAAGGTTCTGGCCCACAACCCGAAGTCGGATCACGCGGTCGGGAGCAGTTTTTCCTATATCGACCTGTCGCTCTTCCATCTTGTCGAGGGACTGCGCTACGCCTTTCCGCAGGCCATGGAGGGCGACGGCGCGCGCTATCAGCGGCTGATTGCACTGCATGACCGCGTATCGCAACTGCCGACGATCAGCGCCTATCTTGGCTCAGAACGGCGGCTTGCTTTCAATCAATCCGGCATTTTCCGCCACTATCCGGAGCTTGATGTCCTGAACAGGCCGTGA
- a CDS encoding DHA2 family efflux MFS transporter permease subunit, whose product MTPTAAATAPVANRGAITACIILAVIMQALDTTIANVALPYIQGSVAASADQINWVLTSYIVAAAIMTPPSGFLAAKFGRKRVLMVAIVGFVVASILCGLAQSLSQIVGFRLLQGLFGAALVPLSQGILLDIYSVEERGSAMALFGVSVMVGPVLGPVIGGWLTDNISWRWVFYINIPIGALALAGISIYVKETKLDSLAKLDWFGFGMLSLAIGSLQLFLDRSGQLDWFSSGEIILEAIVCASAFYLLIVHTLTAEKSFINPRLFLDQNFTVSMLFIFVIGVTYLASLALMTPYLQSLMGYPVITAGIVMGPRGLGTMLCMFVVGRLIGKVDTRILLFIGLGITAWAMYDMIGWTPDVSQWTIVSVGFVQGAGLGFLFVPLTTIAFATLPAHMRGDGTGLYNLSRNIGSSVGIAVVAALLVENTQANHETIGATVTPFNHAFQATAAQGLSPFTEAGRASLDSIITLQATIIAYMNDFKLLMIMSLSVMPLVFLLRKPKAPPAIDHSAVME is encoded by the coding sequence ATGACACCCACCGCAGCCGCCACGGCACCGGTCGCCAATCGCGGCGCGATCACGGCCTGCATCATCCTGGCCGTGATCATGCAGGCGCTCGACACCACGATCGCCAACGTGGCACTGCCCTATATCCAGGGTAGCGTTGCCGCCAGCGCCGATCAGATCAACTGGGTGCTGACGTCCTATATCGTCGCGGCCGCGATCATGACACCGCCGTCGGGCTTTCTTGCCGCGAAATTCGGCCGCAAGCGCGTTCTGATGGTCGCCATTGTCGGCTTCGTGGTCGCCTCGATCCTCTGCGGGCTCGCGCAGTCGCTCTCCCAGATCGTTGGCTTCCGTCTGTTGCAGGGGCTTTTTGGCGCGGCCCTCGTGCCGCTTTCGCAAGGCATCCTGCTCGACATCTATTCCGTCGAGGAACGTGGCTCGGCGATGGCCCTGTTCGGCGTCTCGGTCATGGTCGGGCCGGTGCTTGGGCCCGTCATCGGCGGCTGGCTCACCGATAATATCAGCTGGCGCTGGGTATTCTATATCAACATACCGATCGGCGCGCTCGCCCTTGCCGGCATCAGCATCTACGTGAAGGAAACCAAACTCGACAGCCTCGCCAAGCTCGACTGGTTCGGCTTCGGCATGCTGAGCCTTGCAATCGGTTCGCTGCAGCTTTTTCTCGACCGCAGCGGCCAGCTCGACTGGTTTTCCTCGGGCGAGATCATTCTTGAGGCGATTGTCTGCGCCAGCGCCTTCTACCTGCTGATCGTCCACACCCTGACGGCCGAAAAGTCGTTCATCAATCCGCGGCTGTTCCTCGACCAGAATTTTACCGTCAGCATGCTGTTCATCTTCGTGATCGGTGTCACCTATCTTGCTTCTCTGGCGTTGATGACACCTTATCTGCAATCGCTGATGGGCTATCCGGTCATCACCGCCGGCATTGTCATGGGACCCCGCGGGCTTGGAACTATGCTGTGCATGTTCGTCGTCGGACGGCTGATCGGCAAGGTCGATACCCGCATCCTGCTGTTCATCGGCCTGGGGATCACCGCCTGGGCGATGTACGACATGATAGGCTGGACGCCTGATGTCTCGCAATGGACGATCGTTTCGGTCGGCTTCGTGCAGGGCGCCGGGCTCGGCTTCCTTTTCGTGCCGCTAACCACCATCGCCTTTGCGACCCTTCCCGCCCATATGCGCGGCGATGGCACAGGCCTCTACAATCTCTCGCGCAATATCGGGTCGAGCGTCGGCATTGCCGTGGTCGCAGCCCTTCTCGTCGAGAACACCCAGGCCAATCACGAAACGATCGGCGCAACGGTGACGCCGTTCAACCACGCCTTTCAAGCGACTGCCGCCCAGGGCCTCAGCCCCTTTACCGAAGCCGGGCGCGCTTCCCTCGACAGCATCATCACGCTGCAGGCGACGATCATCGCCTACATGAACGATTTCAAGCTGCTGATGATCATGTCGCTCTCGGTCATGCCGCTGGTGTTCCTGCTGCGCAAGCCCAAGGCTCCGCCAGCCATCGACCATAGTGCTGTGATGGAATGA
- a CDS encoding HlyD family secretion protein, producing the protein MAEPTSLRVPANVNETVETVAEAPATSAAALPVPAAEPVRRKRSVKRPVLFALLPIALVAGGYYYVTGGQIMETDNAYLQADMVGVSTDVAGIVASVDVQENEAVKTGQVLFQLKSDSFRITLEGAQAKLEAARNQLLNLKAGYKQTLAQIAQVEADIPYYQTVLERQEKLISNAAASHATYDEAKHDLDAAGQKVSVAKALAEGTLAQLGGNADKPIETYPAYLEAKADVDDAQRELDDTVVRAPFDGVVTNVNALQVGSYLEEAQQGFSLVSTSNMWISANPKETELTYVKPGQTVSISVDAYPGEEWTGKVASVSPASGASFSLLPAQNTSGNWVKVVQRIPMRVSIDPAEGKPPLRVGMSAVVEINTGHARGLPDSIAKLLGQFTAHAHE; encoded by the coding sequence ATGGCTGAACCTACCTCCCTTCGCGTCCCTGCCAATGTCAATGAAACCGTGGAAACGGTCGCGGAAGCGCCGGCTACATCAGCGGCTGCCCTGCCCGTTCCGGCTGCAGAGCCCGTGCGCCGCAAACGCAGCGTTAAGCGTCCGGTGCTGTTTGCGCTGCTGCCGATCGCGCTCGTCGCCGGTGGCTACTACTACGTAACCGGCGGCCAGATCATGGAAACGGACAACGCCTATCTTCAGGCCGACATGGTCGGTGTGTCGACCGACGTTGCCGGCATTGTCGCTTCTGTCGATGTTCAGGAAAACGAGGCCGTGAAAACCGGTCAGGTATTGTTCCAGTTGAAGTCGGACAGCTTCCGCATCACGCTCGAAGGCGCCCAAGCAAAGCTGGAAGCCGCCCGCAACCAGCTCCTGAACCTCAAGGCCGGCTATAAGCAGACCCTGGCGCAAATTGCCCAGGTGGAAGCCGACATCCCCTACTACCAGACCGTCCTTGAGCGCCAGGAGAAACTGATCTCCAACGCCGCCGCGTCCCATGCCACCTATGACGAGGCAAAGCACGATCTCGATGCCGCCGGACAGAAGGTTTCGGTCGCCAAGGCCCTGGCGGAAGGGACGCTGGCACAACTCGGCGGCAATGCCGACAAACCGATCGAAACGTATCCGGCCTATCTCGAGGCGAAAGCCGACGTCGATGACGCCCAGCGCGAACTCGATGATACGGTCGTGCGCGCGCCTTTCGACGGCGTTGTCACCAATGTCAACGCGCTTCAGGTCGGCAGCTATCTCGAAGAGGCCCAGCAGGGCTTTTCGCTGGTCTCCACCAGCAACATGTGGATATCGGCCAATCCGAAGGAAACCGAGCTGACCTATGTGAAGCCCGGGCAAACCGTGTCGATCAGCGTTGATGCCTATCCGGGCGAGGAATGGACCGGCAAGGTCGCGAGTGTCAGCCCTGCCTCGGGTGCCAGCTTCTCGCTCCTGCCGGCCCAGAACACCTCAGGCAACTGGGTCAAGGTCGTTCAGCGCATTCCCATGCGTGTTTCCATCGACCCCGCAGAAGGTAAGCCGCCACTCCGTGTCGGTATGAGCGCTGTCGTCGAGATCAACACCGGCCACGCGCGCGGTCTGCCAGACAGCATCGCGAAGCTCCTTGGCCAGTTTACGGCCCACGCGCACGAGTAA
- a CDS encoding MarR family winged helix-turn-helix transcriptional regulator has product MSLNPPTLGFLLHDVARLLRKRFEQRARDIGLTRSQWQTLAYLSRNEGIHQSGLAELLEIEPITLMRVLEKLTERGFIARKRHETDRRICLLYTTEEARALLSDMRAIGDATRSEALDGISDDDRDRLVIILDLMKSNLLQACRAPADKETHHG; this is encoded by the coding sequence ATGAGCCTCAATCCACCGACCCTCGGTTTCCTTCTGCATGACGTTGCCAGGCTCTTGAGAAAGCGCTTCGAGCAGCGTGCGCGGGATATTGGCCTTACTCGTTCCCAGTGGCAGACGCTTGCCTATCTTTCGCGGAACGAAGGTATCCATCAAAGCGGGCTCGCGGAGCTGCTGGAGATCGAGCCCATCACCCTGATGCGTGTCCTGGAAAAGCTTACCGAGCGCGGTTTCATCGCGCGCAAGCGGCACGAGACCGACCGACGTATCTGTCTCCTCTATACAACGGAGGAAGCCCGCGCGCTTCTATCAGACATGCGCGCCATCGGTGACGCAACGCGCAGCGAAGCGCTCGATGGCATCTCCGACGACGATCGGGACCGGCTCGTCATCATCCTCGATCTTATGAAGTCCAACCTCCTCCAGGCCTGCCGCGCGCCGGCTGATAAAGAAACACACCATGGCTGA
- the recF gene encoding DNA replication/repair protein RecF (All proteins in this family for which functions are known are DNA-binding proteins that assist the filamentation of RecA onto DNA for the initiation of recombination or recombinational repair.) has product MPHKVFLTRLKLADFRNYAGLALDLDERHVVLTGENGAGKTNLMEAVSFLSPGRGLRRAAYGDVARVGSDGGFSVFTELEGMDGSVELGTGTLGGEEGQSRRLRINGTTAKSVDELLDHLRILWLTPAMDGLFTGGSGDRRRFLDRLVLSLDPEHGRRATDYERAMRSRNKLLSEPRPDPAWLTGLERQMAELGVSMAHARHEMLGLLATLIEQNGEGSAFPAASLALSGFLDGEWHRPAVDLEEQYLGMLQTGRYRDAAAGRTLEGPHRSDLFIRHRAKDMEAARCSTGEQKALLVGLVLAHARLVANLTGHAPVLLLDEIAAHLDEGRRAALFDLVDGLGGQAFMTGTDRAMFSALGDRARYLTVANGAVSE; this is encoded by the coding sequence ATGCCGCACAAGGTTTTCCTTACCCGCCTGAAGCTTGCCGATTTCCGCAACTATGCGGGGCTCGCGCTCGATCTCGATGAGCGCCATGTGGTGCTGACGGGAGAGAACGGGGCAGGCAAGACCAACCTGATGGAGGCGGTGTCCTTCCTGTCTCCGGGCCGGGGGCTGCGCCGCGCCGCCTATGGCGATGTCGCGCGTGTCGGGTCGGATGGTGGTTTCTCGGTCTTTACCGAATTGGAAGGGATGGACGGCAGTGTCGAGCTCGGCACCGGCACACTGGGTGGCGAGGAGGGGCAGTCGCGCCGTCTGCGGATCAATGGCACGACGGCCAAAAGTGTCGATGAACTGCTGGATCATCTGCGGATACTCTGGCTGACACCGGCCATGGATGGCCTTTTTACCGGTGGTTCCGGCGATCGCCGCCGATTTCTGGATCGTCTCGTTCTCTCGCTTGATCCTGAGCACGGCCGTCGGGCGACCGACTACGAGCGAGCCATGCGAAGCCGCAACAAGTTGCTTTCCGAGCCGCGACCCGATCCTGCGTGGCTGACGGGGCTGGAGCGGCAGATGGCAGAACTTGGTGTGTCGATGGCCCATGCCCGCCACGAAATGCTGGGCCTGCTCGCGACCTTGATCGAGCAAAACGGAGAGGGCAGCGCATTTCCCGCAGCCAGCCTTGCCCTTTCCGGGTTCTTGGACGGCGAATGGCATCGCCCCGCCGTGGACCTGGAGGAGCAATATCTCGGCATGCTGCAGACCGGACGCTACCGCGACGCCGCCGCAGGCCGAACACTGGAAGGCCCTCACCGCAGCGATCTCTTCATTCGCCACCGCGCCAAGGACATGGAAGCAGCACGTTGTTCCACTGGAGAGCAAAAGGCGCTTCTCGTCGGCCTGGTGCTTGCCCACGCCCGCCTCGTCGCCAATCTCACTGGCCACGCCCCCGTGTTGCTTCTCGATGAAATTGCCGCCCATCTCGATGAAGGCCGGCGGGCCGCACTGTTCGATCTCGTCGATGGGCTCGGCGGTCAGGCCTTCATGACCGGTACGGATCGCGCGATGTTTTCCGCGCTTGGCGATCGAGCCCGTTACCTCACGGTTGCCAACGGCGCCGTTTCCGAGTGA
- a CDS encoding molybdopterin-synthase adenylyltransferase MoeB: protein MSTSPLSPDEIERYARHIVLPEVGGVGQQKLKAARVLVIGAGGLGAPVLLYLAAAGVGTIAIVDNDEVSLSNLQRQIIHGTPDISKPKVESAEDAMTRINPHVAVVTHAERLDASNAERIFSGYDIVVDGSDNFETRYLVADVAERMEISLVTGAVGRFDGSLTVLRPWVQGPDGRLNPRYRDLFPEPPAPGVVPSCAEAGIVGALTGVIGTLQAMEVIKLITEAGAPLIGRLLLYDAVAARFETIRYRRRAPHEVE, encoded by the coding sequence ATGTCCACTTCCCCGCTCAGTCCTGACGAAATCGAACGCTACGCCCGCCATATCGTCCTGCCGGAAGTTGGCGGGGTGGGACAGCAGAAGCTGAAGGCGGCGCGTGTCCTCGTTATCGGTGCAGGAGGGCTGGGCGCGCCGGTGTTGCTCTATCTAGCCGCCGCTGGCGTGGGCACGATCGCTATCGTCGATAACGATGAGGTTTCTCTCTCCAATCTGCAGCGCCAGATCATCCATGGCACGCCGGATATTTCCAAGCCCAAGGTGGAAAGCGCCGAAGATGCCATGACGCGGATCAACCCGCATGTCGCAGTGGTCACGCACGCGGAGCGTCTTGACGCTTCCAACGCGGAGCGCATTTTCTCCGGCTATGACATCGTGGTGGACGGGTCCGACAATTTCGAGACGCGTTATCTCGTGGCCGATGTGGCGGAGCGGATGGAAATCTCTCTCGTGACCGGTGCCGTCGGCCGGTTTGACGGTTCCCTGACTGTACTTCGCCCGTGGGTGCAAGGACCGGATGGGCGGCTTAACCCGCGCTACCGCGATCTTTTTCCAGAACCACCGGCACCGGGTGTGGTGCCGTCATGCGCCGAGGCCGGGATTGTCGGCGCGCTAACCGGCGTCATCGGTACATTGCAGGCTATGGAAGTGATCAAGCTGATTACGGAAGCCGGAGCGCCCTTGATCGGACGACTTCTTCTCTATGATGCCGTGGCCGCGCGTTTCGAAACGATCCGCTACAGGCGGCGCGCACCGCACGAGGTAGAATGA
- a CDS encoding GNAT family N-acetyltransferase: MIIERINDGFTALEDLLSLILAAFAYMEPRIDPPSSAHLLNVSSLREKAATEIAYVAVEQGQILGCVFLNPEPDCLYIGKLAIDPTMQGRGIGRALLDTAIHTAETLGLPQLRLQTRIELIENHAIFSRWGFRTTAERAHPGFTRATYIEMRKAL; this comes from the coding sequence ATGATAATCGAGCGCATCAACGACGGCTTTACGGCTTTGGAAGACTTGTTGTCGCTGATCCTGGCCGCGTTCGCCTATATGGAGCCGCGGATCGATCCGCCATCGTCGGCGCATCTTCTGAACGTCTCTTCCTTGCGCGAAAAGGCAGCAACGGAAATCGCCTATGTCGCTGTGGAGCAGGGGCAGATCCTCGGCTGCGTTTTCCTGAACCCGGAACCAGATTGTCTCTACATCGGCAAACTGGCAATCGATCCGACCATGCAGGGCAGGGGGATTGGTCGCGCACTTCTCGATACAGCAATCCACACAGCCGAAACTCTGGGTCTGCCACAGCTGCGGCTTCAGACTCGTATCGAGCTTATTGAGAACCATGCGATCTTCAGCCGCTGGGGCTTCCGAACGACGGCAGAACGCGCACATCCTGGTTTCACGCGCGCGACCTACATCGAGATGCGCAAGGCCCTCTGA